The stretch of DNA CAGGAtgcttatttttttgacttAGGACCCTCGAAAACTGGTATGAAAACGGGTGATTTGATATCAAGAATTGCAAGTGACACACAAATCATTTCTAAAAGTCTTAGTATGAATATCAGTGACGGAATAAGAGCAATTATAAGTGGATGTGTGGGATTATCCATGATGTGCTACGTTTCTTGGAAATTATCTTTGTGCATGAGTTTGATTTTCCCACCATTAATTACCATGTCATGGTTCTATGGTAGAAAAATCAAGGCATTGTCCAAACTAATCCAGGAGAATATTGGAGATATGACTAAGGTGACTGAAGAGAAATTGAATGGTGTCAAAGTGATACAAACATTttctcaacaacaatctgTTGTTCATTCCTAtaatcaagaaatcaaaaatatttttaatagtTCAATGAGAGAGGCTAAATTAGCAGGATTTTTCTACTCGACTAACGGGTTCATTGGAAATGTTACCATGATTGgattattgataatgggTACCAAGTTGATAGGTGCAGGAGAATTAACTGTGGGAGATTTGTCAAGTTTTATGATGTATGCTGTATATACTGGTACGTCTGTTTTTGGACttggaaatttttataCTGAGTTGATGAAAGGTATAGGGGCTGCTGAAAGAGTTTTTGAATTAGTGGAATATCAACCGAGAATTTCCAATCATTTAGGGAAAAAAGTGGATGAGTTGAATGGAGATATTGAGTTCAAGGGAATTGATTTCACATATCCATCTCGTCCGGAGTCTGGTATTTTTAAAGACTTGAATCTTCATATTAAGCAAGGAGAAAATGTTTGTTTGGTAGGACCATCGGGAAGTGGGAAATCTACTGTGAGTCAATTGCTCTTGAGATTTTATGACCCTGAAAAGGGTACTATTCAAATTGGCGATGATGTTATTACAGATCTTAACTTGAACCATTATAGATCAAAATTGGGATACGTTCAACAAGAACCTTTGTTGTTTAGTGGTACTATCAAGGAAAATATCTTGTTTGGGAAAGAAGATGCtactgatgaagaaatcaataatgcTTTAAACTTAAGTTATGCTTCTAACTTTGTCAGACATTTACCAGATGGTCTAGATACCAAGATTGGTGCTTCAAATTCTACGCAATTGAGTGGAGGACAAAAACAGAGAGTGTCATTAGCAAGAACATTGATACGTGACcccaaaattttaattttagaCGAGGCAACCTCAGCATTGGATTCTGTCAGTGAAGAAATAGTTATGctgaatttgattcaattgaataagaATAGAGGTGTGacattgatttcaattgcCCATCGTTTATCGACAATTAAAAATAGTGATAGAATTATTGTGTTCAACCAAGATGGCCAGATAGTAGAGGATGGTAAATTCAATGAATTGCATAATGATCCAAACAGTCAgttcaataaattgttgaaaagcCATTCTTTAGAATAAGAATAGAAATAATAGACACACAATAGCACACATATTGGCTTTCTGTATCACTCTCATAGTAAATTAGGTCAACTGTCAATATACATCATCCAcataaaaaatatgaaataactaaaagaaacaaattaatAGCAAAATCGTAAGATGATGTAGAGTGTACATATGTATATAATAGCAACAAAGAATGAACTTCTAGAATGGTGGAGTTTACAAACTATGGAAATATGACAGCTTGCTCactattttttgttttgttttgttttgttttgttccCTTTGTTTGATAATGCTTATCCCCGTCCCCTACATGAACTCACAGTTGGTAAACAAGAGGGAAATTTGCTTGTGAATTTGATCCGCCATCAACTTCATCCCTTAATTGCGGGGTGATCAACTGTCGGAGTATGCTTGTTTCATTTAACCGTAAAAGCTCTTTGCCGCTCCATTATTGCCATAGGATGCGACCTTCAAAG from Candida albicans SC5314 chromosome R, complete sequence encodes:
- the MDL1 gene encoding ATP-binding cassette permease (Putative mitochondrial, half-size MDR-subfamily ABC transporter), which gives rise to MIGMNRLIFSKAFTSSCKSMGKVPFTKSITRANTRYFKPTSILQQIRFNSKSSTTPNTEANSNGSTNSQSDTKKPRPKLTSEIFKLLRLAKPESKLIFFALICLVTTSATTMTLPLMIGKIIDTTKKDDDDDKGKDNDDKDDTQPSDKLIFGLPQPQFYSALGVLFIVSASTNFGRIYLLRSVGERLVARLRSRLFSKILAQDAYFFDLGPSKTGMKTGDLISRIASDTQIISKSLSMNISDGIRAIISGCVGLSMMCYVSWKLSLCMSLIFPPLITMSWFYGRKIKALSKLIQENIGDMTKVTEEKLNGVKVIQTFSQQQSVVHSYNQEIKNIFNSSMREAKLAGFFYSTNGFIGNVTMIGLLIMGTKLIGAGELTVGDLSSFMMYAVYTGTSVFGLGNFYTELMKGIGAAERVFELVEYQPRISNHLGKKVDELNGDIEFKGIDFTYPSRPESGIFKDLNLHIKQGENVCLVGPSGSGKSTVSQLLLRFYDPEKGTIQIGDDVITDLNLNHYRSKLGYVQQEPLLFSGTIKENILFGKEDATDEEINNALNLSYASNFVRHLPDGLDTKIGASNSTQLSGGQKQRVSLARTLIRDPKILILDEATSALDSVSEEIVMSNLIQLNKNRGVTLISIAHRLSTIKNSDRIIVFNQDGQIVEDGKFNELHNDPNSQFNKLLKSHSLE